The proteins below are encoded in one region of Chloroflexota bacterium:
- a CDS encoding MgtC/SapB family protein: MPNVETVLVALEPVARLLLVVVLAAALGWERERRGRPAGFRTYIMVGLGAAMFTLVSIYAFPGSDPARVAAQVVTGVGFLGAGTIFQRQTDVHGLTTAAGLWAVAAIAMAAAAGLYLIAVVGTLLAMLTLAALRGVERRAVQSHAVPPAPPEGGEGDAD, from the coding sequence ATGCCAAACGTGGAAACTGTACTCGTTGCGTTGGAACCCGTGGCGCGGCTGCTCCTGGTGGTGGTGCTGGCGGCGGCGCTTGGCTGGGAGCGGGAGCGGCGCGGTCGGCCCGCCGGCTTTCGCACCTACATCATGGTGGGGCTGGGTGCCGCCATGTTCACGCTGGTCTCCATCTACGCCTTCCCGGGCAGCGATCCGGCGCGCGTGGCCGCGCAGGTGGTAACCGGCGTGGGCTTCCTGGGCGCCGGCACGATCTTCCAGCGCCAGACCGACGTGCACGGCCTCACCACCGCCGCCGGGCTGTGGGCCGTCGCCGCAATCGCCATGGCCGCCGCGGCCGGTCTGTACCTCATCGCGGTCGTAGGCACGCTGCTGGCGATGCTCACCCTGGCGGCTCTGCGCGGCGTGGAGAGGCGAGCCGTCCAATCGCACGCTGTCCCGCCGGCTCCTCCGGAGGGCGGCGAGGGCGACGCCGACTAG